One window of Bombus pyrosoma isolate SC7728 unplaced genomic scaffold, ASM1482585v1 HiC_scaffold_4726, whole genome shotgun sequence genomic DNA carries:
- the LOC122577512 gene encoding tigger transposable element-derived protein 2-like gives MTTKRSRSLLIPERKNEILQRIDRGDHYRVRAKKYGIAISTVANIKTRAEELKQSLRINSPAATSSTKHLRKAHSMNLGKVLYQWYKRCKDNNIQITGIQLRKKALELNKKINGDPTFRASHVWMSSFKACNFIDVTESRNFPTPDKAAVDNFKAEFITFLQNEGCTLEHVYNANYTAIMWKAAPEKTLIFHRGKSTSSKKKCEDHITTLFCANATRYTNALMDSTIFNQWFEKHFLKSVKEKQLKNGRREKTLLLLGNVHSRHDLEELNKKDKFVTVKRFPCDVTPLIEPMDHGIITCFKRKYRKELMKTFMPLPIYNKEEEVIELYKELSMWYCCRIVHVAWSYVDDAIMINAWDSLLKHKIMWKGEYTEKRETNVFKTLQLLHSLPGCER, from the exons ATGACGACAAAACGAAGCCGGTCGCTATTGATACctgaaagaaaaaacgaaatccTTCAGAGGATAGACAGAGGTGACCATTATAGAGTCAGAGCAAAAAAGTATGGCATTGCAATTTCCACCGTGGCCAATATAAAAACAAGGGCAGAAGAGTTAAAACAATCTCTCCGGATAAATTCACCGGCTGCTACAAGTTCCACAAAACATTTAAGAAAGGCACACAGTATGAATTTAGGAAAAGTTCTTTATCAGTGGTACAAACGAtgtaaagataataatatacaaataacaGGAATACAGTTACGCAAAAAAGCTCTGGagcttaataaaaaaattaacggAGATCCTACATTTAGGGCTAGTCACGTTTGGATGTCAAGCTTTAAAGCATGTAACTTTATCGATGTTACGGAATCCAGAAATTTCCCAACGCCAGATAAAGCTGCAGTGGATAACTTCAAAGCTGAGTTTATAACATTTCTGCAAAACGAGGGGTGCACATTGGAGCACGTTTACAATGCCAATTACACAGCAATAATGTGGAAAGCAGCACCAGAGAAAACTTTGATTTTTCACCGTGGGAAATCGACATCAAGCAAAAAAAAGTGCGAAGATCATATTACTACACTTTTTTGTGCAAATGCTACCAGAT ATACCAATGCCTTGATGGACAGTACCATCTTTAATCAGTGGTTCGAAAAACATTTCTTAAAATCAGTTAAAGAAAAACAACTGAAAAACGGGCGCAGGGAGAAAACGTTGTTGTTACTAGGTAATGTTCACTCGCGTCACGATCTCGAGgaactaaataaaaaagataaattcgtTACAGTCAAGAGATTTCCATGTGACGTTACACCACTCATAGAACCAATGGATCATGGAATAATCACATGTTTCAAGCGAAAGTACAGAAAAGAATTGATGAAAACATTTATGCCACTACCTATCTACAATAAGGAGGAAGAAGTGATAGAACTCTATAAAGAATTAAGCATGTGGTATTGCTGCCGTATTGTACATGTTGCTTGGTCATATGTCGACGATGCAATAATGATAAATGCGTGGGACAGTCTTTTGAAGCATAAAATCATGTGGAAAGGGGAATACAcagaaaaaagggaaactAACGTATTTAAAACACTTCAATTGCTGCATAGCTTACCTGGATGCGAACGGTAG